The following coding sequences are from one Leptospira mayottensis 200901116 window:
- a CDS encoding RecQ family ATP-dependent DNA helicase, producing MHSLSQLRNLFGISTFRSSQERIILDVLSGKNCLVVMPTGMGKSICYQLPSLALDGLTVVISPLIALMQDQVLKLKRLGIDAGYINSSLSKQERLRCYQDLKEGKYRIMYVSPERFRKKEFIGSLQLRKVSLLAIDEAHCISQWGHDFRPDYTKIGEFREILGKPTIIALTATATLEIQKDIVHQMGLQESEIQVYNEGICRPNLFLDVRTFVDEPSKSDAILELLKKQRKSTIVYFNLIRNLEKFGEKLDVQKIPHRIYHGRLSPEQRKKVQKQFLESEDTILLATNAFGMGVDKPNIRMIIHAELPSSLEGYYQEIGRAGRDGNASDCHVFYDQDDLTVLMDFIEWQNPDASFIARTYQTMERLGEKLSSIEYDELQSMIVHKNRGDHRLQTVLNLFERHGVTSGELEKKSLKLRSPLPDVLCSSEYLERKKKTSLKRLYQMLLYLKSERCRRELVYEYFDAKWNGCGNCDVCKYQTTGVRK from the coding sequence ATGCATTCTCTTAGTCAGCTCAGGAACCTTTTCGGAATTTCTACATTCAGAAGTTCTCAAGAGAGGATCATTTTGGACGTACTTTCCGGGAAGAATTGTTTGGTCGTCATGCCGACGGGAATGGGAAAGTCGATTTGTTATCAACTTCCTTCTCTTGCTTTGGATGGATTGACCGTTGTTATTTCACCTTTGATCGCGTTGATGCAGGATCAGGTTTTAAAGTTGAAGCGGCTTGGAATCGACGCGGGTTATATCAATTCCTCTCTTTCCAAACAGGAAAGACTTCGATGCTATCAGGATTTGAAAGAAGGAAAATACAGAATCATGTATGTTTCTCCGGAACGATTTCGCAAGAAAGAATTTATAGGTTCACTTCAACTTAGAAAGGTATCTCTTCTTGCGATCGACGAAGCTCATTGTATTAGTCAGTGGGGACACGATTTTAGACCGGACTATACGAAAATTGGAGAATTTCGGGAAATTTTAGGAAAACCGACTATAATAGCATTAACCGCAACTGCTACTCTTGAAATTCAAAAAGACATCGTGCATCAAATGGGTCTGCAGGAATCGGAAATCCAAGTTTATAACGAAGGAATCTGTAGACCAAACTTGTTTCTGGACGTTCGAACTTTTGTCGATGAACCTTCCAAATCGGATGCGATTCTGGAACTTTTGAAAAAACAAAGAAAGAGTACGATCGTTTATTTCAATTTGATTCGGAATTTAGAAAAGTTTGGGGAGAAATTGGATGTACAAAAAATTCCACATAGAATCTATCACGGACGTTTGTCTCCCGAGCAAAGAAAAAAAGTTCAAAAACAATTTTTAGAATCGGAAGATACGATTTTACTAGCAACGAATGCATTTGGAATGGGAGTTGATAAGCCGAATATACGGATGATCATACACGCGGAACTTCCTTCTTCTTTGGAAGGATATTACCAGGAAATCGGAAGAGCGGGAAGGGACGGCAACGCATCCGATTGTCACGTATTTTACGACCAAGACGATTTGACCGTATTAATGGATTTTATCGAATGGCAAAATCCGGACGCATCTTTTATCGCTCGTACCTACCAAACTATGGAGCGACTCGGAGAAAAATTGTCTTCGATCGAATACGACGAATTGCAGTCTATGATCGTTCATAAAAATCGAGGAGATCATCGGCTTCAGACCGTTCTCAATTTGTTTGAAAGGCACGGAGTTACTTCGGGAGAATTGGAAAAGAAGTCATTGAAATTGAGATCTCCGTTACCGGATGTTCTTTGCTCTTCCGAATATTTGGAACGAAAAAAGAAAACGAGTTTGAAACGATTGTACCAAATGCTTCTTTATCTGAAATCGGAAAGATGCAGAAGGGAGCTCGTCTACGAATACTTCGATGCGAAATGGAATGGATGCGGAAACTGCGACGTCTGTAAATATCAAACGACGGGAGTACGAAAATAG
- a CDS encoding ABC transporter ATP-binding protein, translated as MTFNEQALFVCKDLSYSIGKKRILKQISFSLFRGELVLLRGDNGAGKTTLLRAILNHEHHKDSFSFMDSRSTKPRISYLGHELGLYTSLSLEENLRYFLSIAKMEYSKDKVGTLLKSFQLWARKQDPIFTFSRGMRQKAALVRALLTGGDLMLLDEPFTAFDQSGLETAIPVLEEYSLNSAVLLVTHDPRISFSRKTKSLTLKGGNLETSVLSVP; from the coding sequence TTGACATTCAATGAACAAGCGCTTTTCGTTTGTAAAGACTTATCTTATTCTATCGGAAAAAAACGGATTCTCAAACAGATTTCATTTTCTCTTTTCCGCGGAGAACTCGTGCTACTTCGAGGAGACAACGGGGCCGGAAAAACAACTCTTCTCAGAGCGATCCTCAATCACGAACACCATAAGGATTCTTTTTCTTTTATGGACTCTAGATCGACAAAGCCTCGAATTTCTTACTTAGGTCACGAACTCGGACTTTATACCTCTCTCAGTCTTGAGGAAAATCTGCGTTATTTCCTTTCCATCGCAAAAATGGAATATTCGAAAGATAAAGTTGGTACCCTTTTAAAGTCGTTCCAGCTCTGGGCGAGAAAACAGGATCCGATCTTTACCTTTTCCAGAGGAATGAGGCAAAAGGCTGCTTTGGTGCGAGCACTTTTGACAGGAGGGGACTTGATGCTTTTGGATGAACCGTTTACGGCTTTCGATCAATCCGGACTCGAAACCGCGATTCCTGTTTTGGAGGAATATTCTCTAAATTCCGCGGTGTTGCTTGTGACTCACGATCCCCGCATTTCTTTCTCTCGCAAAACGAAGTCGTTGACTCTAAAGGGGGGGAATCTTGAAACTTCTGTTCTTTCTGTTCCATAA
- a CDS encoding heme exporter protein CcmB, with the protein MKLLFFLFHKEFLLLGRAVNGILSILVLITSIVFIFNYALEQTGKLDRQTLIGIKWSVLFLTSYVFIGQSAWEERENGGGKISSLFLPIWMRFLSKSLAVFSGLTIAAVYLMILLSVFFQTFPLGWKDLTVNLIFLLPGVLCISFLGVALSHISDSSRLKEILLPLLMIPFTIPILLFGMEAERKLERMPVFDPIPGIAILLSFCIFYAGIGILLLELSGDEP; encoded by the coding sequence TTGAAACTTCTGTTCTTTCTGTTCCATAAGGAATTTCTGTTATTAGGAAGGGCGGTCAACGGAATATTATCTATTCTCGTTCTCATCACTTCGATTGTATTCATTTTCAATTATGCGTTGGAACAGACCGGAAAACTTGATCGTCAGACCCTGATCGGAATCAAATGGTCCGTTTTATTCCTTACTTCTTATGTTTTTATCGGCCAATCCGCTTGGGAAGAACGGGAAAACGGTGGAGGGAAAATCAGCTCTCTTTTCCTTCCAATTTGGATGCGTTTTCTTTCCAAGTCCCTTGCCGTTTTTTCAGGGCTTACGATTGCCGCCGTTTACTTAATGATTTTATTATCTGTTTTTTTTCAAACGTTCCCTTTGGGGTGGAAAGATCTTACAGTGAATCTGATTTTCCTTTTGCCCGGGGTTCTTTGTATTTCTTTTTTGGGAGTCGCTTTGAGTCATATCAGCGATTCTTCCAGACTCAAGGAAATTCTGCTTCCGCTTTTGATGATTCCGTTTACGATTCCGATCCTTCTTTTCGGAATGGAAGCGGAAAGAAAACTTGAAAGAATGCCCGTGTTTGATCCGATTCCCGGAATTGCTATCTTACTTTCGTTTTGTATTTTTTACGCGGGAATCGGAATTCTACTTTTGGAACTTTCCGGAGACGAACCCTAA
- a CDS encoding phosphoribosylaminoimidazolesuccinocarboxamide synthase, whose product MNLPTYRGKVRDIYDLGDKLILSSSDRISAFDVVFPQTVPNKGKVLNRISTSWFEFFKNVPNHILETDVRNFPFPFRSREELEGRSVLVKKCKRIDYECVVRGYIAGSGWKEYRSEGTLAGVKLPSGLKESAKLPEPVFTPAVKNDQGHDENISEKEMENRIGKELFGILKEKSISIFLRASEVVDSAGIILCDTKFEFGILDGQVILIDELLTPDSSRYWSADTYSVGISPPSLDKQILRNYLEATSWNKIPPAPGLPAELIQELREKYQKIEDLILSCISQKSK is encoded by the coding sequence ATGAATCTACCGACGTACAGAGGAAAAGTTAGGGATATCTACGATCTCGGCGATAAACTGATTCTTTCCTCTTCGGATCGTATTTCCGCTTTCGACGTCGTTTTTCCGCAGACCGTTCCAAACAAAGGAAAGGTTCTCAATCGGATTTCTACTTCTTGGTTTGAATTTTTTAAAAACGTTCCCAATCATATTTTAGAAACGGACGTGAGGAATTTTCCTTTCCCATTTCGAAGCCGTGAGGAATTGGAGGGTCGGTCGGTTCTTGTAAAAAAGTGCAAACGGATTGACTACGAATGTGTGGTTCGTGGTTATATCGCGGGTTCCGGTTGGAAGGAATACAGGAGTGAGGGAACTCTTGCGGGCGTAAAACTTCCCTCAGGTTTAAAAGAATCCGCAAAACTTCCCGAGCCGGTTTTTACTCCCGCGGTTAAAAATGATCAAGGCCATGATGAGAATATCTCCGAAAAAGAGATGGAGAATCGGATCGGAAAAGAACTGTTCGGGATTCTGAAAGAAAAATCGATTTCCATTTTCTTGCGTGCCTCTGAAGTGGTAGATAGTGCGGGAATCATTCTTTGTGATACTAAATTCGAGTTCGGAATTTTGGACGGACAAGTCATTCTGATTGACGAGCTTTTGACTCCGGATTCTTCCCGGTATTGGTCTGCGGATACGTATTCCGTAGGAATTTCTCCCCCGAGCTTGGACAAACAGATTCTTCGGAATTATCTGGAAGCTACGAGTTGGAACAAGATACCCCCCGCGCCCGGTCTCCCGGCGGAACTTATCCAAGAGCTGAGAGAAAAATATCAGAAGATAGAGGATCTCATTCTTTCATGTATATCGCAAAAATCCAAGTAG
- the purS gene encoding phosphoribosylformylglycinamidine synthase subunit PurS, with protein sequence MYIAKIQVVLKESVLDPQGSTVKKVLSEVGEKSVQDVRVGKYIELKIDAPNEEAAKKDVERLCDKILVNHVIETYSANIQKI encoded by the coding sequence ATGTATATCGCAAAAATCCAAGTAGTCCTTAAGGAATCCGTTTTGGATCCGCAGGGAAGTACGGTAAAAAAAGTTCTCTCCGAAGTCGGTGAAAAATCCGTTCAAGATGTGAGAGTTGGCAAGTATATTGAACTCAAGATCGACGCTCCGAACGAAGAAGCTGCTAAAAAGGATGTAGAGAGACTTTGCGATAAGATTCTCGTCAATCATGTAATAGAAACATATTCTGCGAATATTCAAAAAATATGA
- a CDS encoding PP2C family protein-serine/threonine phosphatase translates to MSSPNYSLYTVLAVDDSEINLKLIVHTLKPLGFQIFTAESAADARSVLLTNRVDVLLLDVSMPDQDGFSFCRELREIERFKLLPILFITGINREVGFDEAVSHGGDDFIHKPFQPKELIAKIRAFIRIKILQDEVLEQKRNYERELIMARKVQQELLPEKELEWNGISLSTIFQPLMQIGGDYTDAWIENDSLHIFIADCSGHGPSAALLAAMLKMQVSSLSPDQSLQEKVQTLRHNLEKILPDEFSITFFYGILNKNLSFEYSNGGHPPPILYQNGEVTTLSGMGPLIIPIEINVKEEFKSVQFEKGSYLLLYTDGATEITDKSMNILGEEKLKRIFQESVSKEGDILVSMMESILAHSDRGTNDDDIAMMVLKL, encoded by the coding sequence TTGTCCTCTCCAAATTATAGTCTTTATACGGTTCTTGCGGTCGACGATTCCGAGATAAATTTAAAGTTGATCGTACATACCCTAAAACCTTTGGGCTTTCAGATTTTTACAGCGGAGTCCGCCGCAGACGCGCGTAGCGTTCTTCTTACAAATCGAGTGGATGTACTTTTGTTGGATGTAAGTATGCCTGACCAAGACGGTTTTTCCTTTTGTAGAGAACTCAGAGAAATTGAAAGATTCAAACTTCTTCCCATTCTTTTTATTACTGGGATCAATCGCGAAGTCGGTTTTGACGAAGCAGTTTCTCACGGTGGAGACGACTTTATCCACAAACCGTTTCAGCCGAAGGAGTTGATTGCCAAAATACGCGCTTTTATTCGAATTAAAATTCTTCAGGACGAGGTTTTAGAACAAAAAAGAAATTACGAGAGGGAGCTCATCATGGCGAGAAAAGTCCAGCAGGAACTTCTCCCCGAAAAAGAATTGGAATGGAACGGAATCAGTTTGAGTACAATCTTTCAACCTCTGATGCAGATCGGTGGGGATTACACGGACGCTTGGATTGAAAACGATTCTCTCCATATTTTTATCGCGGATTGTTCCGGTCACGGTCCTTCCGCGGCCTTACTTGCTGCGATGCTCAAGATGCAGGTCTCCAGCCTTTCTCCGGATCAAAGTTTGCAAGAGAAGGTGCAGACGCTTCGTCATAATCTTGAGAAAATTCTTCCCGACGAATTTTCGATTACCTTCTTTTACGGAATCTTAAACAAGAATCTGAGCTTCGAATACTCGAACGGAGGACATCCTCCTCCGATTCTCTATCAAAATGGAGAGGTAACAACTCTTTCCGGAATGGGGCCTCTCATCATTCCGATTGAAATCAACGTAAAAGAAGAATTCAAATCCGTTCAGTTTGAGAAAGGTTCTTATCTTCTTCTTTATACGGACGGCGCAACCGAGATCACCGACAAAAGTATGAACATTCTCGGAGAAGAAAAATTGAAAAGGATCTTTCAAGAAAGCGTTTCCAAAGAGGGAGATATTCTCGTTTCGATGATGGAATCCATTCTTGCACATTCGGACAGAGGCACGAATGATGACGATATCGCTATGATGGTATTGAAACTATGA
- a CDS encoding SRPBCC family protein: MKLKKERRIKMANQTNDDLVITRIFNAPRETVFDAWTVPKEVMKWWGPKNFTSPVCNIDFRVGGKYIFCMRALDGQEFWSAGVYKEIVRPEKIVQTDSFSDKDGNTVPASEYGIQGYWPESLLVTLTFENHQGKTKLTLRHTGIPVGEVSDMTNASWNESLDKLEAILK, encoded by the coding sequence ATGAAATTGAAAAAAGAAAGGAGAATCAAAATGGCAAATCAAACAAACGACGACTTAGTTATTACTCGGATTTTCAACGCACCTCGAGAAACGGTTTTCGACGCTTGGACAGTCCCGAAAGAAGTAATGAAATGGTGGGGACCGAAAAATTTTACATCGCCGGTTTGTAATATCGATTTTCGTGTGGGTGGTAAATATATCTTCTGTATGCGCGCGTTAGACGGCCAAGAATTCTGGTCTGCCGGTGTTTACAAAGAAATTGTAAGACCAGAAAAAATTGTTCAAACAGATAGTTTTTCAGACAAAGACGGTAATACCGTTCCTGCATCCGAATACGGTATTCAAGGTTATTGGCCAGAATCTCTTTTAGTAACTCTTACTTTCGAAAACCATCAAGGAAAAACGAAATTAACCTTGCGTCATACTGGTATTCCAGTCGGTGAGGTGAGCGATATGACAAACGCGAGTTGGAACGAATCCCTCGATAAACTCGAAGCAATCCTAAAATAA
- a CDS encoding ArsR/SmtB family transcription factor, whose translation MVQQEEKTDQLSLTFAALADPTRRKILASLRYGKITVKQLAEPFSMSLPAITKHLKVLEKAGLISRGREAQWRPARLEPGPLKEVANWIDEYRQIWEARLDRLDEYLQELQKIQTNQERKTDYESGKN comes from the coding sequence ATGGTTCAACAAGAAGAGAAAACAGATCAACTTAGTCTTACTTTTGCTGCCCTAGCAGACCCGACTCGCCGTAAAATTCTGGCATCTCTTCGGTATGGAAAAATCACGGTGAAACAACTTGCGGAACCTTTTTCCATGAGTCTTCCAGCAATCACAAAGCATCTCAAAGTGTTGGAAAAGGCAGGGCTCATTTCCCGAGGTCGGGAAGCCCAATGGAGACCGGCTCGTTTAGAGCCCGGACCTTTGAAAGAAGTAGCGAATTGGATCGACGAATATCGACAGATTTGGGAAGCCAGATTGGATCGTCTGGACGAGTATCTACAAGAACTTCAAAAAATACAAACAAACCAAGAAAGGAAAACAGACTATGAATCAGGAAAAAATTAA
- a CDS encoding ABC transporter ATP-binding protein — MSDKAIEIRKLNLQLSQRTILDSVSFEVDSGTILGILGRSGSGKTSLFRAILGVPAVKNSKQSGSIFIFGKGRKEIPIHELQPVFQDSVGSFNPTWSLEKAIREPLRILGGEIAKRGEESFQDLLQSFQLSGKNLNRNVLSFSGGELQRAAILRALLTEPKILLLDEALGALDPILLNEVLFFLKRVSNEKKITILLITHSLRTAKKFCDNIGILEKGKLLDFGKTEEVLVNYKSSFTGELIRATDLSSLRV, encoded by the coding sequence ATGTCCGATAAAGCTATAGAAATTCGAAAATTAAACCTCCAACTGAGTCAAAGGACGATTTTGGATTCCGTTTCATTTGAAGTCGATTCTGGAACGATTCTGGGAATTTTAGGACGTTCGGGCTCTGGGAAAACATCCCTTTTTCGCGCGATATTAGGAGTTCCCGCAGTTAAAAATTCAAAACAAAGCGGATCGATTTTTATTTTCGGAAAGGGTCGAAAAGAAATTCCGATCCATGAGTTGCAACCTGTCTTTCAAGATTCGGTCGGAAGTTTTAATCCGACTTGGTCTTTGGAAAAGGCAATTCGGGAACCGCTTCGAATTTTAGGGGGAGAAATTGCAAAGAGGGGAGAGGAATCTTTTCAAGACCTACTACAATCGTTTCAGTTGTCTGGCAAAAATCTGAATCGAAATGTTCTTTCTTTTTCTGGTGGAGAACTTCAAAGAGCGGCAATTCTTCGCGCGTTACTCACTGAACCTAAGATTCTTTTATTGGACGAGGCATTAGGCGCCTTGGATCCGATTCTTTTAAACGAAGTTCTGTTTTTTTTGAAAAGAGTTTCGAATGAAAAGAAAATTACGATTCTTCTCATCACTCATAGTTTGAGAACCGCGAAGAAGTTTTGTGACAACATAGGGATATTAGAAAAAGGTAAATTACTCGATTTTGGGAAAACGGAAGAAGTATTGGTAAATTATAAAAGTTCTTTTACGGGGGAACTCATCCGTGCAACCGATTTGAGCTCCCTCCGCGTTTGA
- a CDS encoding SRPBCC family protein: MKILLYILAGFVALVVILTFVAPKELRLEREIVINQPKRIVFTELKLLKNHEQWDAWSKKDPQMKKEFKGKDGTVGFIFSWESENPEVGTAEQEITNIIDGERLETRIRFKKPFEANFDSYLTTVSVDENRTRVLIGMSDQMSFPMTVISFITNICFDQQQKVIRNMDDSLNNLKSRLER; this comes from the coding sequence ATGAAGATTTTATTATATATTTTAGCCGGGTTTGTCGCTTTGGTCGTAATTCTTACGTTTGTTGCTCCAAAAGAATTACGTTTAGAAAGGGAAATAGTAATCAATCAACCAAAGAGAATCGTTTTTACGGAATTGAAACTTTTGAAAAATCACGAGCAATGGGATGCTTGGTCTAAAAAGGATCCGCAAATGAAAAAGGAATTTAAGGGGAAGGACGGCACGGTCGGATTCATTTTTTCTTGGGAAAGTGAAAATCCCGAAGTGGGGACTGCGGAACAGGAAATCACGAATATAATAGACGGAGAACGACTTGAAACTCGGATTCGTTTTAAAAAACCGTTTGAGGCTAATTTTGATTCTTATCTAACTACTGTTTCCGTAGATGAAAATCGGACGAGGGTGCTGATAGGCATGTCGGATCAAATGTCTTTTCCGATGACCGTAATCAGTTTTATCACTAATATCTGTTTCGACCAGCAACAGAAAGTTATCAGAAATATGGACGATAGTTTGAACAACCTTAAGAGTCGGCTTGAAAGATAA
- a CDS encoding DoxX family protein codes for MNQEKIKTIIYWLATALTAANYAFASYVYLNRGPEVIAGITQLGYPLYFISLLGVWKLLGAIAITVPRFPLLKEWAYAGMFFNLTAASVSNAVAGTEIIHAILPLIALVLVALSWALRPANRRLEGIWHL; via the coding sequence ATGAATCAGGAAAAAATTAAAACCATTATCTATTGGTTAGCGACCGCCCTTACCGCCGCTAACTACGCATTTGCAAGCTATGTGTATCTCAATCGCGGACCGGAAGTTATCGCTGGTATAACTCAACTCGGATATCCTCTTTACTTCATAAGTCTTCTAGGGGTTTGGAAACTTCTCGGCGCAATTGCGATCACAGTTCCACGTTTTCCTCTTCTCAAAGAATGGGCATACGCAGGAATGTTTTTCAACCTCACAGCGGCGTCAGTTTCAAACGCGGTTGCCGGAACCGAAATAATCCACGCGATACTTCCTCTAATCGCTCTCGTTCTAGTAGCATTATCTTGGGCTCTACGCCCCGCAAATAGAAGGTTAGAAGGGATTTGGCATCTATAA
- a CDS encoding SRPBCC family protein translates to MSKLKTIVLAVLGAFVIFVLGTLAVASTKPANFRYERTLSMNAQPEKIFTLINDYHSWASWSPWEKLDPAMKKTFNGAVSGVGSIYEWEGNSEVGKGRMEIIEANSPSSIKMQLDFLSPFEAHNTTEFSLIVKNGMTHVTWAMYGSNAFISKVMGLFCDMDQMIGKDFETGLNNIKKIVEIK, encoded by the coding sequence ATGTCGAAATTAAAAACAATCGTTTTAGCTGTGCTCGGAGCATTCGTAATTTTCGTCTTGGGTACGCTTGCGGTCGCTTCCACCAAACCGGCTAACTTTCGTTACGAAAGAACGTTGAGCATGAACGCGCAACCCGAAAAGATCTTTACTCTGATCAACGACTATCATAGTTGGGCCTCCTGGTCCCCTTGGGAAAAATTAGACCCCGCAATGAAAAAAACTTTTAACGGCGCCGTTTCCGGAGTAGGTTCCATTTATGAATGGGAAGGAAATAGTGAAGTAGGAAAAGGTCGTATGGAAATCATAGAAGCGAATTCTCCCTCCAGTATCAAAATGCAATTAGACTTTCTTTCCCCTTTTGAAGCGCACAACACTACCGAATTTTCCTTAATCGTAAAAAACGGCATGACTCATGTCACCTGGGCGATGTATGGTTCGAACGCATTCATTTCCAAAGTGATGGGACTTTTCTGCGATATGGATCAGATGATCGGAAAGGACTTTGAAACCGGTTTGAACAACATCAAAAAAATTGTGGAAATAAAATAA
- the ccsA gene encoding cytochrome c biogenesis protein CcsA has translation MKIRIAHPIWDWVLSAVFLIGFPIAVLLSLNYPNVILQQGTAHRIFYFHVPVAWVALYGPIFSLVFAVLYLIRKESKWDLLSFSANQIALLFAVGVIFSGRIWALSAWGVPWDKTDARLQSFTVLFISLIAYFVFRILITDASKKKIFSAFLSILCAVNAVITWGAIRWMDNPGNHPESILGKGGMDSDIRLSFWIGVFAYHILFLTLFRFTYRLSKIEDLRDSLPEREE, from the coding sequence ATGAAAATTCGTATCGCTCATCCCATTTGGGATTGGGTCTTATCTGCGGTTTTTTTAATAGGTTTCCCGATCGCCGTTTTATTGTCGCTCAATTATCCGAATGTGATCTTGCAACAAGGAACGGCTCACAGAATTTTTTACTTTCATGTTCCGGTCGCTTGGGTTGCTCTTTACGGCCCGATTTTTTCTCTCGTTTTCGCGGTTCTTTATCTGATTCGAAAAGAATCCAAATGGGATTTGCTTTCTTTTTCCGCAAATCAGATCGCTCTTCTGTTTGCGGTGGGTGTGATATTTTCGGGGAGAATTTGGGCGCTCAGCGCCTGGGGAGTTCCCTGGGATAAAACCGATGCGAGACTTCAATCGTTTACGGTTTTGTTTATTAGTTTGATAGCATATTTCGTTTTTCGAATATTAATCACCGACGCTTCCAAGAAAAAAATATTCTCCGCTTTCCTGAGTATTCTCTGTGCCGTGAACGCCGTCATTACTTGGGGGGCGATTCGTTGGATGGATAATCCGGGGAATCATCCGGAGTCAATTCTTGGAAAAGGAGGAATGGATTCCGACATACGTCTGAGTTTCTGGATAGGAGTTTTTGCGTATCATATTCTGTTTTTGACATTATTCCGTTTCACTTATCGTTTGTCTAAGATCGAAGACCTTCGCGATAGTTTACCGGAAAGGGAAGAGTAA